A genomic region of Desulfosarcina ovata subsp. ovata contains the following coding sequences:
- a CDS encoding tetratricopeptide repeat protein, with protein sequence MAKKNKSRKARKQAKQNLQKMPAGQLRQKGEALLAGGNYREAINSLKLALQKAPDDTEAQRLLVRAYALRESQLRQKGMLKEAEALHHQVRQHRPDVAVMEAADLLFFLEATDLQNAISLYNAYLAHHPPVGEAETIISGTLLETNDWQAATQMADAALLKPDLPVLREAARLMDSADWEAALDCLKPVTRRSPLAPAKLLCRAMVCFYQEDDDGMQRALAMIPDRFPLHPLVERLKTASDRLSPLWQGQSITTDQIHFLLQTFKDTQASGAARIIRRMAQAIRPQDPLPAIEQLLCMLFPLATGQYLDAYDFVNLAETLLPDPRGGAIAAKFDFLAFDDYFADTDTYIDRLDVEFPDPADRAVATSMVLSASVEWVVEQGIQYEAVHTSRFAKGALKRLGATSNEPALVLLEIVLRAIELDPQNAQAQNLLNRLPGTSREAKRLKETGLLKLVEKHPDDPAACIALARLYLKKNALRKAETHLREAERRAPHDEQVKEMHVLTLLRSIDTNLKRAKFHLVKTDLGKVEALNARKLAAHVAARHILLEMAHTGQLSLFGDGIQPGEKETLPTIIDRHTAPLSAAGQFAALGIMDIDRQQRPEIWNKARNKCLEQCFKSRRAAIGTLTSKAMHNLLLPDIDTLPAGFGQAAWLDIFVSRYKQIFEPLSDKDALPVVEALIEMHSEDVCLKEIQRRLKYASEPYLTLLRFYRMVVQHNIGSSRSTAADFSALIDGVPSQHKEMFRSAARRLSRSARWPLRAALEHFDFELLDSQCNCPICSGRADMNDFDEEIDDWTDDDYLDSLISEINHPDQVFASMAEAFVDTLDLRGASPRELKRRRKEMMNDYQSRTMLADMAKTIPPIVAMRLSDEARYLLFG encoded by the coding sequence ATGGCAAAAAAGAACAAGAGCCGGAAAGCGCGCAAACAGGCCAAGCAGAACCTGCAGAAAATGCCGGCCGGGCAATTGAGGCAAAAAGGCGAAGCATTGCTGGCCGGCGGAAACTATCGCGAGGCGATCAATTCCCTGAAACTGGCGCTGCAGAAGGCTCCGGACGATACCGAGGCGCAACGCCTACTGGTCCGGGCCTATGCGCTCAGAGAATCTCAGTTGCGCCAAAAAGGGATGCTGAAAGAGGCCGAGGCCCTGCACCACCAGGTCCGCCAACATCGGCCCGACGTGGCGGTAATGGAAGCAGCGGACCTGCTTTTTTTTCTTGAAGCGACCGATCTGCAAAACGCCATTTCCCTTTACAACGCATATCTGGCCCATCACCCACCGGTGGGCGAGGCGGAAACCATCATTTCCGGCACCCTCCTGGAGACGAATGACTGGCAAGCCGCCACCCAAATGGCCGATGCGGCGCTGCTCAAGCCCGATCTACCGGTTCTCCGGGAAGCCGCCCGGCTGATGGACAGCGCCGACTGGGAGGCGGCCCTTGACTGCCTGAAACCCGTCACCCGCCGATCCCCCCTGGCCCCGGCCAAACTGCTGTGCCGGGCTATGGTTTGCTTCTATCAGGAAGACGATGACGGCATGCAGCGCGCCCTGGCGATGATTCCCGATCGTTTTCCCCTTCACCCGCTGGTGGAACGCCTGAAAACCGCCTCTGATCGGCTGTCTCCCCTATGGCAGGGCCAGTCCATCACCACCGATCAAATCCACTTCCTCCTGCAAACATTTAAAGATACCCAAGCTTCCGGTGCGGCCCGAATCATCAGGCGAATGGCCCAGGCGATACGCCCGCAGGATCCGCTGCCCGCCATCGAGCAGTTGCTTTGCATGCTTTTTCCCCTGGCAACGGGACAGTACCTGGATGCTTATGATTTTGTGAATCTGGCCGAGACTCTGCTCCCCGATCCGCGTGGGGGGGCCATTGCCGCTAAGTTCGATTTTCTGGCGTTCGATGATTATTTTGCGGACACGGACACCTACATTGATCGTCTCGATGTGGAATTTCCCGACCCGGCGGATCGTGCCGTGGCCACGTCCATGGTGCTTTCAGCGTCCGTGGAATGGGTCGTCGAGCAGGGGATTCAATATGAGGCGGTCCACACCAGCCGGTTTGCAAAAGGTGCGCTGAAACGTCTCGGTGCGACATCCAACGAACCGGCGCTCGTGCTACTGGAAATCGTTCTCCGGGCCATCGAACTGGATCCGCAAAACGCCCAGGCCCAAAACCTGCTGAACCGACTGCCGGGGACTTCACGCGAGGCCAAGCGCTTGAAGGAGACCGGGCTGCTGAAGCTGGTCGAAAAGCACCCTGACGATCCGGCGGCCTGTATCGCCCTGGCCAGGCTCTATCTGAAAAAAAACGCCCTGCGCAAAGCCGAAACGCATCTCCGGGAAGCGGAACGACGGGCACCTCACGACGAGCAGGTCAAGGAAATGCATGTCCTGACCCTGCTCCGATCGATCGATACCAATTTGAAGCGCGCCAAATTCCATCTGGTCAAAACGGACCTGGGAAAGGTCGAGGCCCTGAACGCCAGAAAGCTGGCTGCCCATGTGGCGGCCCGGCACATCCTGTTGGAAATGGCGCATACCGGCCAACTGTCCCTCTTCGGCGACGGCATCCAACCCGGAGAAAAGGAGACGCTGCCGACAATCATTGACCGGCATACCGCCCCCCTGTCCGCAGCCGGGCAGTTCGCTGCCCTCGGCATCATGGACATTGACCGGCAGCAACGCCCGGAAATCTGGAACAAGGCCCGGAACAAATGCCTGGAGCAGTGTTTCAAAAGCCGGAGGGCGGCCATCGGCACGTTGACCTCCAAAGCGATGCACAATTTATTATTACCCGACATCGACACGTTGCCGGCAGGTTTTGGGCAGGCGGCATGGCTTGATATTTTCGTCAGCCGCTATAAACAGATCTTCGAGCCCCTCAGCGATAAGGATGCCCTTCCGGTGGTGGAGGCCCTCATCGAAATGCACAGCGAGGATGTGTGCCTCAAAGAGATCCAACGCCGGCTGAAATATGCGTCCGAACCGTATCTGACCCTCCTCCGGTTCTACCGGATGGTGGTGCAGCACAACATCGGTTCGTCCCGATCGACTGCCGCCGATTTTTCCGCCCTCATCGATGGTGTGCCGTCACAACACAAGGAGATGTTTCGCAGTGCGGCCCGGCGGCTCTCCCGATCGGCCCGGTGGCCGCTTCGTGCCGCACTGGAACACTTCGATTTCGAGCTGCTGGATTCCCAATGCAACTGCCCGATCTGCTCAGGCCGGGCAGACATGAATGACTTTGATGAGGAAATCGACGACTGGACCGATGACGACTACCTGGATAGCCTGATATCGGAAATAAACCATCCTGACCAGGTTTTTGCCTCGATGGCGGAAGCCTTTGTCGACACGCTCGATCTGCGCGGGGCCAGCCCAAGGGAACTCAAGCGGCGGCGCAAGGAGATGATGAACGATTACCAAAGCAGAACCATGTTGGCCGACATGGCCAAAACCATACCGCCCATCGTGGCCATGCGGCTTTCGGACGAGGCGCGTTACCTGCTTTTCGGATAG
- a CDS encoding molecular chaperone DnaJ has protein sequence MLADYLMLGLEPGATDEAVRERYLAMIKIHPPEHDPQGFQDITLAYERLKDRHSRIRHQLFGYQAASDVEASLGYLARAAKPSRHRAGLKALLNALKKTDAGRSK, from the coding sequence TTGCTGGCAGATTATCTGATGCTCGGCCTGGAACCGGGAGCCACCGACGAGGCGGTTCGCGAACGCTACCTGGCCATGATCAAAATCCATCCACCGGAGCATGACCCGCAGGGGTTTCAGGATATCACCCTGGCCTATGAACGGTTGAAAGACAGGCACAGCCGCATCCGTCACCAGTTGTTCGGTTATCAGGCGGCCAGCGATGTGGAGGCATCCCTGGGCTACCTGGCGAGGGCAGCGAAACCGTCCCGCCATCGTGCCGGACTCAAGGCATTGCTGAACGCACTGAAAAAAACCGACGCGGGCCGATCGAAATGA
- a CDS encoding nucleotide exchange factor GrpE — protein sequence MKPSILTHNIRRGWQWCFQTWIAPSLRHTATLFLHWAASANDSSVASGKWKEKAMDDFSSWLAALPDTGPDGEPDPQACDLYTLLTEFAALRQEINLQTRQQRKTLRSQTELAEQFGRLGEQFDVRIAQLDQIRDALCQGIEEKTAAAFFDIRDALVRGEKATRSVAGKRGFWRRAPKGIDTLAEGYAMARRRFDHALDQLGITPIVTTGRPFDATCMRAVDKRHVADSAPGIVIEEIAGGFIRAEKVLRTAEVVVNA from the coding sequence ATGAAACCATCGATATTGACCCACAACATCCGCCGTGGCTGGCAATGGTGCTTTCAAACATGGATCGCGCCTTCACTCCGGCACACGGCCACTCTTTTTCTGCACTGGGCCGCCAGTGCCAATGACTCGTCCGTCGCATCCGGCAAGTGGAAAGAAAAGGCGATGGACGATTTTTCATCCTGGCTGGCGGCGCTCCCGGACACGGGTCCCGATGGCGAACCCGATCCGCAGGCGTGCGATCTGTACACGCTGCTCACCGAATTTGCGGCCCTGCGCCAGGAAATCAACCTGCAGACCCGACAGCAGCGCAAAACCTTACGATCACAGACGGAACTGGCCGAGCAATTCGGCCGGCTCGGTGAACAATTCGATGTCCGTATCGCCCAGCTGGACCAGATTCGCGACGCCCTTTGCCAGGGCATCGAAGAAAAAACGGCGGCGGCGTTCTTCGATATCCGCGACGCCCTGGTACGAGGCGAAAAGGCCACCCGCAGCGTGGCCGGCAAGCGCGGTTTCTGGCGGCGCGCACCCAAAGGCATCGATACCCTAGCGGAAGGGTATGCCATGGCACGGCGGCGCTTCGATCATGCCCTGGACCAGTTGGGCATCACGCCGATCGTCACTACGGGCCGGCCCTTTGATGCCACATGCATGCGGGCGGTGGACAAACGCCATGTTGCCGACAGCGCCCCGGGAATCGTCATCGAAGAAATCGCCGGTGGGTTCATTCGCGCGGAAAAAGTGCTGCGCACAGCCGAAGTCGTGGTCAACGCATAG
- a CDS encoding Hsp70 family protein, giving the protein MTTIVGIDLGTTNSEVAVYADGKISIITNDDNGIVPSVVGMDENGAVIVGRQAMNQAVVAPERTVLSIKRRMGSDAVIELGENRFSPQEISAFILKALKQRAEKHLGRPVTQAVITVPAYFTDVQRQATREAGQIAGLEVVRIINEPTAAALTYERGNTQTRRLLVYDLGGGTFDVSIVTIENGVVEVLASTGDNKLGGDDFDKKIVAELVTHLKNKYGMDVSGDRFVMARLLRAAETAKCALSTEPYTRIEEDHLTSKDGQVIHLSMELNRDHFETLIEADLSRTMQAVTRALKDADMLPGAIDQIILVGGSTRIPRIAQLLEEKFGIPPHGEIDPDLCVAMGAGIQSARETGQDHASVLVDITPYTFGTSAVGEVNGEPSMSQFVPLIRRNTKLPASRSEVFYTMYDNQEAVDVTVYQGEEPDATENVLLGNYLFNLTKAPAGSQIALYFDLNLNGILKLKALEKHTGKYIDAVIENALPRLDEEDLDQTRQRIDALWPQAPGSDAQPETDTLPSEYTDLVRRAQGHLDGTIEEEDREEIVNLIEDIRDALKAGDSDRARQHRDTLDDLLFYIED; this is encoded by the coding sequence ATGACAACAATCGTTGGAATCGATCTGGGAACCACCAATTCGGAAGTTGCGGTTTACGCTGACGGCAAGATATCGATCATCACCAATGACGACAACGGCATTGTCCCTTCGGTGGTCGGGATGGACGAAAACGGAGCCGTGATCGTCGGCCGGCAGGCCATGAATCAAGCGGTGGTCGCACCGGAGCGGACCGTTCTTTCCATCAAGCGCCGTATGGGCAGCGATGCGGTGATCGAACTTGGCGAAAACAGGTTTTCCCCTCAGGAGATTTCGGCCTTTATCCTCAAGGCCCTGAAGCAGCGGGCGGAAAAGCACCTTGGCCGGCCCGTGACCCAGGCGGTCATCACCGTTCCGGCCTACTTTACCGATGTCCAACGCCAGGCAACCCGGGAAGCCGGCCAAATCGCCGGCCTGGAGGTGGTTCGGATCATCAACGAGCCCACGGCAGCGGCACTGACCTACGAACGCGGCAACACCCAGACCCGTCGGTTGCTGGTTTACGATCTGGGGGGCGGAACCTTCGATGTCTCCATCGTAACAATTGAAAACGGTGTGGTGGAAGTACTGGCCAGCACCGGGGACAACAAACTGGGCGGTGACGACTTTGATAAGAAAATCGTCGCCGAGTTGGTGACCCACCTGAAAAACAAATACGGGATGGACGTTTCCGGCGATCGTTTTGTCATGGCCCGGCTTCTGCGGGCCGCCGAGACCGCCAAATGTGCGCTTTCCACCGAACCGTATACCCGGATCGAAGAGGACCACCTTACCAGCAAAGACGGCCAGGTAATTCATCTCTCCATGGAGTTGAACCGCGACCATTTCGAAACCCTCATCGAAGCGGATCTTTCCCGAACCATGCAAGCCGTTACCCGCGCCCTGAAAGATGCCGATATGCTGCCGGGGGCCATCGATCAGATCATTCTGGTCGGTGGATCGACGCGGATTCCCAGGATCGCCCAGCTCCTGGAAGAAAAATTCGGTATCCCTCCCCATGGAGAGATCGACCCGGATCTGTGCGTCGCCATGGGTGCCGGCATCCAGTCGGCCCGGGAGACGGGGCAGGACCATGCCAGCGTACTGGTTGACATCACTCCGTACACCTTCGGCACCTCGGCCGTCGGGGAAGTCAACGGTGAACCGAGCATGTCCCAATTTGTGCCGTTGATCCGGCGAAACACCAAACTGCCGGCCAGCCGCAGTGAAGTCTTCTATACCATGTACGACAATCAGGAAGCCGTGGATGTCACGGTTTACCAGGGGGAAGAACCCGATGCCACCGAAAACGTCCTTTTGGGCAACTATCTGTTCAACCTGACCAAGGCACCGGCCGGCAGCCAGATCGCCCTCTACTTCGACCTCAATCTCAACGGCATTCTGAAACTCAAAGCGCTGGAAAAACACACCGGGAAATATATCGATGCGGTGATTGAAAACGCGCTTCCGCGCCTGGACGAAGAAGACCTGGACCAGACCCGCCAGCGTATCGATGCGCTATGGCCCCAGGCGCCGGGCAGCGATGCGCAACCGGAAACAGATACGCTTCCATCCGAATATACCGACCTTGTCCGTCGCGCCCAAGGGCATTTGGACGGCACCATCGAAGAAGAGGATCGCGAAGAAATCGTCAACCTGATCGAAGATATCCGTGACGCCCTCAAGGCCGGCGATTCGGACCGGGCCCGGCAGCATCGCGATACCCTGGATGATCTGCTGTTTTACATAGAAGACTAA